From the Rhodopirellula islandica genome, the window CTCCCCCCGTCGTCGCATCTTGATCACATCTGGACCGACTCGGCAGTACCTCGATCCGGTTCGCTATCTCACCAACGCGTCGAGCGGACGCATGGGTGCGGCGCTCGCTGGTGCCGCGCTGGCCCTCGGGCACGAAGTGGTCATGGTCTCGGGACCGGTGTTGGTCAACTATCCCGAGGGTGTCGAACTGATCAACGTGCTGACCACACAAGAAATGCTTCAAGCCGCCGGCGAAGCCTTCCAAAACTGCGACGGTGCCATCGGTGCGGCCGCCCCCTGTGACTACATGCCCCGCCACGTCTCGACGCAAAAGCTCTCCAAAACGGGAGAGCCCCTGCAGTTGGAATTGATCGAAACCCCCGACGTGATCGCCACCCTCGGCCAAAGCAAACGCGCGGACCAATGGGTGGTCGGTTTCGCGTTGGAAACCGATGACCGCCGCTTTCGTGCCACCGTCAAACTGGAACGCAAACTTTGCGATCTGATGGTCAGCAATGGACCGGAAGCGATCAACTCCAGCGAAAATCAAGTCGAACTGCTGGATCCGTCCGGCGTCGTGATCGAACACATTCGCGGCACCAAAGAACACGTCGCCGAGCGACTCCTTCACCAAATTCATCACCGTCTGCTTTCTTCCTGATCCCTCATGACCACCACGCAAACTGACCTGCAAACCACCCTCGGTCGCCTGACGCTTCCCAATCCAATCTTGGTGGCCTCCGGAACGTTTGGCTACGCGCGAGAAATGGAAGGCATCGTTGACCTGACTCGTCTCGGTGGGATCCTGCCCAAAACCATCACCGCTGAACCACGCGTCGGAAACGCACCGTGGCGGACCGTGGAAACGTCGGCCGGTTTGCTCAACGCGATCGGGCTCGACAACGACGGTGTGGACGCCTTCCTCGAACACCATCTTCCGTACTTGGCTGGCCTCGGAACGCCTATCATCGTCAGCGTTGCCGGGCGAACGGTCGAGGACTTCACCGAACTCGCTCGCCGTGTCAGCCAGTGCAATGGCGTGTCGGCGATTGAACTGAATTTGTCCTGCCCCAACGTCAGCGGCGGGATCGACTTCGGCACCAATGCCGATTCTTGCCGCGAAGTCGTCGCCTCTGCCCGCAATGCCTGCGACGTTCCGATCCTGGCCAAGCTCACACCCAATGTGACTCGCATCGCCGACATCGCTCAAGGCGCAGCCGATGGAGGCGCCGATGCCGTTTGCTTGATCAACACCGTCCTCGGCATGGTCGTCGACTGGAAAAAACGTCGCCCCATCCTTGGCAACGGCATGGGCGGGCTCAGCGGTCCCGCCATCAAACCCATCGCGTTGCGGTGCGTGCATCAAGTCCGCCAAGCCGTCGACATTCCGATCATCGGAATCGGTGGCGTCGCCAACATCGACGACGTGATGCAGTTCCTTGTCACGGGCGCCTCCGCCGTGCAAATCGGCACCGCCAACTACTACGACCCCACGGTCTCCATGCGGCTGATCGACCAACTCCCCGCCGCCCTCACCGAACTCAACGCCACCACCCTCGCCGAAGTCATCGGCACTCTCTAAAAGGTGTCAGGTACCTTTTTGGCAAAGTAGGTAAAACACTTGCCACCGCAAGAACCAGGCTAAAAACCGACTTTCATTCGATCAGGGCGAAGGAAACAACGGGACAAATCGATCTGGCTGGACTCGATTGAGACGAAACCGCCCCCGGCCAAACTACCCATTCTTCCAAAAAGGTACCTGACACCTTTTTAATCGGCACGTTGAAGGGTGAGCAAAATGTGCCCGTCGTTCTCGAGCGTTTCCAACTTCTCCGGTGCGGGGGTGCCCGGTGGCAGTGACAGGCACAGGATCAGTTGGTCATCGTCAATCGAATAGTTGCCGTTGACCGGTTCTTTGGCCCCCACGGTCAGAGACGACATCGTGAAACCTTTCGGTTCGGAATCGACGTTCAACGAATAGTCGACTTCGGTGAGTTCACTCTGGATCACAAACGAG encodes:
- a CDS encoding phosphopantothenoylcysteine decarboxylase domain-containing protein, translated to MTDAFTSPRRRILITSGPTRQYLDPVRYLTNASSGRMGAALAGAALALGHEVVMVSGPVLVNYPEGVELINVLTTQEMLQAAGEAFQNCDGAIGAAAPCDYMPRHVSTQKLSKTGEPLQLELIETPDVIATLGQSKRADQWVVGFALETDDRRFRATVKLERKLCDLMVSNGPEAINSSENQVELLDPSGVVIEHIRGTKEHVAERLLHQIHHRLLSS
- a CDS encoding dihydroorotate dehydrogenase; the protein is MTTTQTDLQTTLGRLTLPNPILVASGTFGYAREMEGIVDLTRLGGILPKTITAEPRVGNAPWRTVETSAGLLNAIGLDNDGVDAFLEHHLPYLAGLGTPIIVSVAGRTVEDFTELARRVSQCNGVSAIELNLSCPNVSGGIDFGTNADSCREVVASARNACDVPILAKLTPNVTRIADIAQGAADGGADAVCLINTVLGMVVDWKKRRPILGNGMGGLSGPAIKPIALRCVHQVRQAVDIPIIGIGGVANIDDVMQFLVTGASAVQIGTANYYDPTVSMRLIDQLPAALTELNATTLAEVIGTL